One genomic segment of Mytilus galloprovincialis chromosome 5, xbMytGall1.hap1.1, whole genome shotgun sequence includes these proteins:
- the LOC143075022 gene encoding nucleolar complex protein 4 homolog: MADETRVKNVVLLQNIKEKAKLCCDSPKFANNILDIINLAQTEDKSVLTACVKAFHKIFTQFIGNGELYTSPEVDDESKEGKYKIWLNERYSDVYERLVELLQCKHATVKELSLSTLMKLVTAEGQNPITVITAKQSNFPIHRFQEIMRGLISVDNNHKDLITRFQEYLDYDDVRFHVLKFLIKDIKEKKQQKYSDEYLNNIYAMLEQISFPLIGNEVLSNCLCKTPDDLSVFKVSSLKEQKKLFSSAWVQFLQFKLTSSLYRSVLVILHDKVMPYMTNPLLLSDFLTESYNVGGAISLLALNGLFILVHKFNLDYPEFFTKLYALFEPGVFHAKYRARFFFLADLFLTSSHLPAYLVAAFAKKLSRLCLTAPAPGLSIAVPFIYNLINRHPNCNVLIHRTDSSTELSADPFLMDEPDPSQCKALESSLWELKTLQTHYNPDISKMANRIEHPLQTSEIDLSELLENNYHQLFEKETRKKIKIAPVTFIPPKGLLITNDDKIGLCWTMD, from the exons ACAGAAGATAAAAGTGTTCTGACAGCTTGTGTTAAAGCTTTCCACAAGATCTTTACACAGTTCATTGGGAATGGAGAACTATACACATCACCTGAAGTAGATGATG AGTCTAAGGAAGGGAAATATAAGATCTGGTTAAATGAGAGATATAGTGATGTTTATGAAAGACTTGTAGAATTATTACAGTGTAAACATGCTACAGTTAAA GAGCTATCATTAAGTACATTGATGAAGTTGGTAACAGCAGAAGGTCAAAACCCAATTACAGTCATTACAGCTAAACAGTCAAATTTTCCAATACACAGATTTCAG GAAATAATGAGAGGACTGATATCTGTAGATAACAACCACAAAGATTTAATAACAAGGTTCCAGGAGTATTTAGACTATGATGATGTTAGGTTTCATGTTCTCAAGTTCCTCATTAAAGACATCAAAGAAAAGAAACAACAG aaatacagtgatgaatatttgaataatatcTACGCCATGTTAGAACAGATATCATTTCCATTGATTGGAAATGAAGTGCTGTCAAACTGCTTATGTAAAACACCGG ATGATTTGTCAGTATTTAAAGTTAGCAGTTTAAAAGAACAAAAGAAGTTGTTTTCTAGTGCCTGGGTACAGTTTCTACAGTTCAAA TTGACGTCCAGTTTATACAGAAGTGTGTTAGTAATATTACATGATAAAGTGATGCCTTATATGACCAATCCACTGTTGTTATCAGATTTTCTAACAGAGTCCTATAATGTTG GCGGTGCTATTAGTCTTCTAGCCTTAAATGGATTATTTATTTTAGTACACAAATTTAATTT AGATTATCCTGAATTCTTTACTAAGCTATATGCCTTGTTTGAACCTGGTGTTTTCCATGCTAAATATAGAGCTCGATTCTTCTTCTTAGCAGATCTTTTTCTTACCTCCAG TCATTTACCAGCCTATTTAGTAGCAGCATTTGCCAAAAAGCTATCTAGATTATGTCTGACTGCCCCTGCACCAGGCCTCTCTATAGCTGTACCATTTATATACAACCTTATTAATCGTCATCCTAATTGTAATGTCTTGATACACAGAACAGACAGTTCTACAG agcTGTCAGCTGACCCCTTTCTAATGGATGAACCAGACCCATCTCAATGTAAAGCTTTAGAAAGTTCACTGTGGGAATTAAAG ACTCTCCAGACTCATTACAATCCAGATATTAGTAAGATGGCCAACAGGATAGAACATCCATTACAGACATCAGAAATAGATTTGTCAGAGCTTCTGGAAAATAATTATCATCAG tTGTTTGAAAAAGAGACgaggaagaaaataaaaatagcacCAGTGACATTTATTCCTCCAAAAGGATTGTTAATAACAAATGATGATAAAATTGGATTATGCTGGACAATGGACTGA